CCTTTACATCAAGGTGAAGCGGTGCTGTCCGTTGGCCGGTTGCTGGCAGGCTGCTGAggaagtgaaaatatttgtgatgcGACTCGTGAAGATGTGAGTGAATGGGTGAATAGTGTGCACTGATATTACACAGTTCAGCTACAGTGAACATCAGGTGTGGTGACCGGTGCCTGCATGAACAGTGAGCTGACAACAATGGCTACCCTGTGATTGAGTCTTCTTGATGTGATGGCCAACACGGGTGCTAGTGGTTCAGGGTGtcgtgggttcggatctcggGTCTGGCACACCATGACCTGAATGTGTTGTTCGctaacaagtgtgtgtgtgtgtttttcttcaCGCTAGTAGTACTCTAGCCGACATAGTATCAGGTCCCTCGTTCCATCAAATCACCTGCATTGTTCTATTTTCAGATGACCTTTGACATATCAGTAACTGCGTGCAAAGCGTGAGGTAACCAACTACTCACCATGGGCATGGTTAACAGCATCTACTCCGCCATCTTTGGCGGAAGTGACGGCGACGTGGTGGACCCTGCCACAGGCCTGACAGCGAAGGAGAAGGAGGCCATCAGAAGCAGCTGGGCGCTGCTGGCCAGCAAGAAGGCCCTCAGAACCAACGGAGTGGAGTTTTTTGTGATGTATGTACTATTTGATTTCTACACTCAATTTAAAAATCCAAATACAGTCCTACATCACATGGCAGCAAGGGGAGGGAACTAATACAGTCCATCCTTTCCCGGGCAAACCAGAAATCCAACCTTTCCGctttttacctcccctgataactCGGGTATCCATTTCTGCTAATGAAGCTGctggggtggaggagagggttttccagccacaggcgTAGGCGACCTTAATTCATAAGAGCTTGTCATGCTCCCTTTGAATAATGgttatgtttatttgtctgtttagTTCATAAGGTTTCTGTGTACATAAAATTTTCtcgttttaatttttaagcagACAAACAAGAGATGTTTTATTATCTCCTTTTTGGTAAGTAGGTTTTGAACTAATTCCTTTGTCCATTTAAACCTGcatggatttttgttttctctcccaGTTTGCTactctatatttttcttcacaCCCTCCCCTCTTCACCCTAAAAGCTCACCTGACCTATAACCTGTGCCCATTCAGTTCTCGTCCTTTTTCTAAATTTGATTTTCTGTTCATTAAAGGCAATAGGAAATTGGATAGTGTTTTACAAGACTATTAtttccaaggaaaaaaaacaactggggGATACCGACACCAAGATAGACCACAGGTGAAACGGTATAGAGAGAAGGGAGAACTGGGTGGCGAGATAAAGACCACGAAAATAGGTCAGAGCAGGTCGAGTTGTTTACCTTTAACCTTCGTGTTCGTGGATAAGAGGTTTGGCGGCAAGGTGGGGAATCGAGATACGAGACACAGGTAAGCTAACCCGAGCAACGTGTGGCAGACAGGTGACACTGAAAAACCTGAACACGAAACTGCTCGGTAGCAAGATAagataacataaaatattgGGACGTCAAGAATTTCAACCGATACAAATCTTGCATTGACCTTTACCCTGTCATTAGAAGACAAGGTGCACCCCACGAATATTTTTAGCACCGAAGGTGAGCTCGTCTgtttgttgtgacgtcacaggctaTTTACGGAGTACCCCGAGATGCAGAACTTCTTCAGCGCCTTCAAGGGCATGGACGCCGCCACCCTGCGCAAGGACCGGACGATGTACTCGCACTCGCTGACCGTCATGTACAGCTTCGCCTCCTTGGTCGACAACCTGGACGACGCTGACCAGCTGGCTCTCCTCGTGCAGAAGATCGCGCACAATCACGTGGCCCGTGACGTAGGCTTCAAGTACTTTGAGGTGAGCGTCCTTCCTTATCGCCGAGTGTCAGCCACCAACGGCAATGAGTGTGACTTGTGTTGctctcattgttttcttttgttcacttttattatttctcctttcttttattcattaaaaaaaattctgattttatttcttctcattttctttttcgctaattttttttttttacagttttatccttgttttctttctttattattactttttatcttttttgctGTCTCGACTGGCCatcttttcctattttttcatttaacataGAATGGCAGTTTTGTGTTACACAAACAAGCTTCTGCTGatctacatataaataaatagaaagtttgcgatgtaaataagaaatttttgcCGCAAGAGTTTTCTACGTCTACTAAAGGTTTCTGTACCTTCAGGTCAGGGGTggagaaccttttttttttttttagaaggaCCATTTGGAGATTTTTAACATAATTTgtgggccatacaaaattatctactgcttgtccctcaaaatttatcTTTCTTATAATTCGCTGTTGCTATGAAAAATGCTCGCATATTGAAGTTCGTTCCTCACCTGCTGTGGACGGTCCAGTGGGCAACGGTTGTTAGCCCTTGTCGCTAATACAGAGAAGGTTGCTGTCCtgattcagctctcgtctctATACAATTCACCAATTCATCCCATCCCCCTCGCCTGCTACATACTACCCGCGGGTAGGACGTTtcccacccctgccttagatCGAGCACTCGAAAGTACAGCGCCCTCTTCATCACCCATAGTAAACCTTTCTTCTCCCTGTTGCTGCTAGCAACAGCAGGTGCACTGTACTTTTCTTCTCTCGGCCaataagataaactttattTCCACCAGCTTCTGCTTTGCCATGTGTTTCAGCAACTGGCCGCAATGTTTCCCAAGTTCTTGGATGCTCGTGCCGGCTCCAACGCCACTCCCTTCATCAAGCAGTCGTGGAGCAAACTGCTCGGGGTCATGAACTCTCTTGTGAAGGCGGAGGAAGAGCGCCAGAAGAACACGTGACTGCACAGCTGTACCTCTGACCTGCAGGTTTAAATTCAAGTATCATTGTGACTAATCTGGATGTGATGATCAAATGTGAAGTGACCTCCAGTTCGTGATGCTGCAGACAGTTGAGTAGAGTTCATCGTTCGGACAAATCGTGGACCGGAAGgagaccaaacaaaaaaaatctttgcggTTAAACATTCACTTTGACTCTTACCGAAACGGTGTAATAAGTAGTACATTGTCTTCATACCTTTATTATGTTGGAATATAACCTAATATCGCTTTTCAAAACGTATTTCATTGGTTTCTTTATATAATAgggtattttgtttcattcattcttcgTCTTTTTGCTCTGGTCATTACTACATACTGCTGGTATTTACATCTACATTACCATTATAATACCTTTGGTCGTCTTCTACAGAGGCTCATACGTGTATATAAATGTCTGGAAATGTCTGGAACCGTATTCACCCCATGACATGGACTTGACATCGTCTCTAGAATCCGTGACGACATCGGGTGTTGGCAGTTGTTGTTTGTAGACTATCTTAATGCCAGAGCATATCGCCCGTTGTAGTGTTACATATGGAAGTATGTTGTAACCACGTGTGACAGGATTCCAGTAACTAAAGGTGCAGCTAGACAATGAAGATGTTGCATTCATCGTCACTACCGataataattttcttccctgtgtAACATGCCTGTCAGAAAGTAAATAAGTGAAACTCCTGTTTGCAAGTGTTCGAATGTTTCAGCTATGTGATAGTTTTGCCTCCCtcccaacaaacacacacacacacgcacagtcttaaatttgttgttttgtttcccaAAAGGTTTCAATCCGATAACTCTCACTAATCACCGTTCAACATGTACCTGCTCctctgttttcttcattttatggGCGAAGCTTTTCCGAACATTTTGCTGTTAATCGACATTTTTCCAGCAGCTTTCATtgattcttttacttttaaagaaaacgCGGATCTGTACTTACTGATGGCGGCCTGTGTTTACTGACAGGGACCTGTAATTATTCTCACTCAATCACTCTTGTCTTACcccctctctcccaccccactccacacgcttttttctctctccatacTTTTACTTTCCACAGCAGCGGTCCGATGGACGAATCAAACGCTGGTGATCGAAACTCGGGAGTACCGTgggtcctgggttcagatctcggcTCTGGCACACGTAACATTTCTCTGGATGTGGCATGTTTTTTACAGGGTGTGGGTCGCCTTGCCAAGCTTAATTCAGTTATTGTTCACTTGCAGCTGaaacactttacaaaataatggGTATTCGGCCTAAAAGTTTGTTCTCTGTATAGAGACTACAAtggatggattttttttttcatttgaccaGTGTGCGTGCTGAGTGATTTGATAATTGCGTGAGACATCTTGTCACTTCCCATTGTTGAGCAGGTGGTGAGTTTACCTCTGTTCTGTTTTCTGTAACTACTTTTTTTACTTATTGGCTTGCTTCCGTTTGGTGATTATTTTCTGTAGTTTCGATGTCATAAATTCGATTGTTAAAATCCTCGAATTGTACATGTATCATCCAGTGTAcatcagtaaataataatatacagaGCTTTCATAAATAAACGTGCTTTTTGGTAGACATGTCTCCTCTGTTCACTTGTGTTGCTGTGTTCGTGGATGTGTTTGCAACAGTTTACGACGCTGTATCCATACTCTTATTAAATTAACCAATGAACACTACTCGCctaatgaagaaacaaacattttcttaactCGTACATTTCATGGCACGAAATTTTCCACGAGCAgttacaaaaacagaaaaacatcgactgtaaaatgtttaaagattgCTGATcgacaaagaaatgtaaagaagaataaagttCAGTCTGCAGCACAACAAAGCCACTCAGCCGTTGCTGACGTCGCCGAAGTGTGATGGATGGACCAGGAAGAGGCAGGGTCACGTGTCACGTAATCAACTTGCCCACAGGCACGCAGTTGACCTTAATATGGTAGAGGAGCGTCTACAGCTAACACAGAGCCTACTTGTTAGTGTAGAACATCGCATATACGTTTGTACAAATAACCCGATagtcttcaaaacaaaaaacagctcCTCAAATTTTTGGGAGGAGAAGGTTAGGGGAGGGCAGGACGACCAGGTGTCATATTCTGAAATATACAATGTTCACTTTTCTGAATGTGAAAGAACAGTctgtatttatatgttttaaaatatgtctgtaaaatataaaGTGTATACTGCGTGctcaataaaatttcatttaaaatgataGGCCCATGGGAAAGCAGTCTTTATTTCTGGTCCGTTAGAAGCTAGTTAACGGAGTCTCCTTCATAAATGTTGACATCCCACGCTTGAGTCGAACGCACCCACTCGAGCCCTCTGGCCATGCATGTTTAGCCCCTGTTTGACATGGGAAACTGGATGGCTAGCACTAGGGGCAGCACTGACTTGTGTGCAATGCTGAGCATAGTTAGCTGTACAACCAGCCTTTTCGCCTTTTCTCTAAGCACCGCTACAGACTACTAGTAATTGGTTGCTTGCTCAGGTGCAAAGATTTCCATCATTGAATCTTTTCGTGGCCTTTAAGGCAATAGGGGTTTTGAAGCTTCCTTTTTTCTAAAGAATAAAACTGGGACTGAAGTTGAACACTGATCTTTCTGTACGATATTCAGACCGACAAGGATCGTGCAGCTAAGACACGGCTTTAGCTTAGCCGACCGGTTAGCGCTTAATGACTTGCCGTGCACCTGACCCCAGATCACGTGTATGGGCGCGCGCCACCTACGGGAACTGAACTGCACACGATCTGAAGCTCCGACATCTAGACTTGATTTTTGTGGTTGAGTTAGacatcagaaaatattttttaacccCGAAAACAAAGTAACGAggaatatttgctgttgactaGTTTTCTGggaaattattttgaatgaatAACGAGGTCTTGGTTACCTTAAAAGACTCTGCGTCCTCGGAGGACATGTGGGTGACCGTTGATGCTGTGATTATTGTGAAAATGTGGGCAGGCTGAGCACTGGTTACTCTTGTGATGTACAGAAACTCAGACGATGGAGATACCGAGTTCTGGAGTATACCTACTCATTGCTGGAATTTGCTTCGCTGTGACCGTTCAGGTAGGTGCACCTCcacacctgtctcacctgtcaTCGTGAGCTCAATCGTTAAGGACTTTTCTCATGTTGCAAATCACTCAAAGATTTGTAACAGGTTgtgttaaacattttgtatgCAACATGTTGCAATGTAATGGTGAGTGGCATGTGGTGCAAGGGTCAAACGTCGCAGGGTGTAAGCAAGGTAGATATGGTACtacttctaaaataaaataagtgactGGTGTCTTCACTTGATTATTGCTTCGGAGGATacataaagttttctttaaatgcgGGTTTGTTGTGGAGTCAAGTTAAACTGTTCTCAAAAATGTTGACTATATGtatggaggtgtgtgtgtgtgttcgtgctcGCGCTCTAAACTGCATTTAAGTGCTTCTAGTTTTATGGCGATACAGTTACggttgttattttgttaatgttcgcatgaaatgaataattataattgatcttaaattgttgttattttttgtttgtattttggctgcctgttttttgtgttgttgtttgtttttttgttgtttttttttgttgtttttttttgggtttttttttgaagaaaattgttgCTGTGAGATGTGTGTTAAATGGGACTAGTGCTAAAAACTATTGATACTTTCCGGGTGATGGTGAATGGTAAAAATTTCTGTTCGAGTGATTATTAGCTATTACCTTACGGTGGTTATTTCCCTCTGTTCCAGGTGGCGCTGGCATCGGGCCGACTGCGAGTAACATTGATCCGGTACGAGTTCCTATACTACGGGAGACAACCCACGCGCACGTCCACCCTCGCTGCGACTCAACCCACAGTAGCCGCCCCTTCGTCAACCGAGTCTGTCTCGCCGCCGCCCTCTGACGTCACTACCGACACACCGCGAGACGCCGGCGACGTCAGGGGGCCTCTGCATCGAGAGACAGACTCAGAGGAGCCGTCGACGACGCAGGAACTttcgtttccatggcaacaaGAGACCGTCTGCAACACGACCTCTCCGCCAAGGCCCCGCTATCGCTTCCTCCTCTGTGTCGACTACAGCGACCCGTGAGCTGTTACTGATAACATAGtctttccatcatcatcatcctcg
This sequence is a window from Pomacea canaliculata isolate SZHN2017 linkage group LG5, ASM307304v1, whole genome shotgun sequence. Protein-coding genes within it:
- the LOC112564138 gene encoding globin-like: MGMVNSIYSAIFGGSDGDVVDPATGLTAKEKEAIRSSWALLASKKALRTNGVEFFVMLFTEYPEMQNFFSAFKGMDAATLRKDRTMYSHSLTVMYSFASLVDNLDDADQLALLVQKIAHNHVARDVGFKYFEQLAAMFPKFLDARAGSNATPFIKQSWSKLLGVMNSLVKAEEERQKNT